A genome region from Triticum aestivum cultivar Chinese Spring chromosome 2B, IWGSC CS RefSeq v2.1, whole genome shotgun sequence includes the following:
- the LOC123038941 gene encoding acyl transferase 15-like, which yields MGAAAVVTKLSPMLVVGPPGGDDAVVHLTSSFDRTAVPFGVTALLLFDRPIPEPAETIRAALSEALAHYRPVAGRLAAEGDGDGELLRIEGAAGVLFVAASAGYALADMTTPLLAGLVARYPSGVCRHADPLLLLQVTEFACGGFAVTATWNHVLTDGEGMAQVLGAVGELARGASPAPSVVPLRADDGSLPRLPHSMVAAQKRALSCVFSRDLALLDVTVPAGLIGRVRAEFDAAGLGDPCTVFEAVAAVLWQCRIRAAVVSASDEAPVALSFSANVRRLVGARPGYYGNCMVAQSMTATRGAVAHGTAADVARMIRRAKERVPDLLAPGAGAGTTTEHGVAVLYDTLVVSSWRNLGFEAVDFGGGRPARVTWQVEETVVPCCVVCPPGKGGDQDGVSVMSACVRPEHADAFLAELTALTDL from the coding sequence ATGGGCGCCGCCGCGGTGGTGACCAAGTTGTCGCCCATGCTCGTCGTCGGCCCGCCCGGCGGGGACGAcgccgtcgtccacctcacctCCTCCTTCGACAGGACCGCCGTCCCTTTTGGGGTCACGGCGCTGCTCCTCTTCGACCGGCCGATCCCCGAGCCGGCGGAGACCATCAGGGCGGCACTCTCAGAGGCGCTCGCGCACTACCGGCCCGTCGCCGGCCGCCTCGCAGccgagggcgacggcgacggcgagctcctGCGCATCGAGGGTGCGGCAGGTGTGCTGTTCGTCGCCGCGTCTGCGGGCTACGCGCTGGCTGACATGACGACGCCGCTGCTCGCCGGCCTCGTCGCGCGGTACCCTAGCGGGGTCTGCCGCCACGCCGACCCGCTGCTGCTGTTGCAGGTCACCGAGTTCGCCTGCGGGGGGTTCGCCGTCACGGCGACGTGGAACCACGTGCTGACCGATGGAGAGGGCATGGCGCAGGTCCTCGGTGCCGTCGGCGAGCTCGCGCGTGGGGCGTCGCCGGCGCCGTCCGTCGTGCCGCTCCGCGCCGACGACGGCTCGCTCCCGCGCCTCCCGCATTCGATGGTGGCCGCGCAGAAGCGGGCGCTCAGCTGTGTGTTCAGCAGGGACTTGGCGCTCCTCGACGTCACCGTCCCCGCCGGCCTGATCGGCCGCGTCAGAGCCGAGTTCGACGCGGCCGGGCTCGGCGACCCGTGCACGGTGTTCGAGGCCGTCGCAGCTGTGCTGTGGCAGTGCCGGATCCGCGCGGCCGTCGTCTCGGCCTCCGACGAGGCCCCCGTGGCACTGTCGTTCTCGGCCAACGTGCGCCGGCTTGTGGGCGCCAGGCCCGGGTACTACGGCAACTGCATGGTGGCGCAGTCGATGACGGCGACGCGCGGCGCGGTGGCGCACGGCACCGCCGCGGACGTGGCGAGGATGATCCGGCGCGCGAAGGAGAGGGTGCCCGACCTGCTCGCTCCCGGCGCCGGAGCGGGCACCACAACGGAGCACGGGGTGGCGGTACTGTACGACACGCTGGTGGTGTCGAGCTGGAGGAACCTAGGGTTCGAGGCGGTGGATTTCGGGGGCGGGAGGCCGGCGCGGGTGACGTGGCAAGTGGAGGAGACGGTGGTGCCGTGCTGCGTCGTGTGCCCGCCGGGCAAGGGCGGCGACCAGGACGGGGTCAGCGTCATGTCGGCCTGCGTCAGGCCGGAGCACGCCGACGCCTTCCTGGCAGAGCTCACCGCATTAACAGACCTATAA